From the genome of Naumannella halotolerans, one region includes:
- the hisF gene encoding imidazole glycerol phosphate synthase subunit HisF, with the protein MTLALRVIACLDVHDGRVVKGVNFTGLADAGDPVELAAAYGAAGIDELTFLDISASHEGRSTTREVVRSTAERVFIPLTVGGGVRSVLDVDELLRTGADKVGVNTAALARPELITEISHRFGNQVLVLSVDARREPGQPSGFGVTTHGGRRSAGVDALAWAIEGAERGAGEILLNSMDADGTTDGFDLEMISAVRDAVDIPVIASGGAGTADHFVEAARAGADAVLAASVFHYGVVTIDQVKSALAEAGFVIRTGSRA; encoded by the coding sequence GTGACTTTGGCCCTGCGAGTGATCGCCTGTCTGGACGTGCATGACGGACGTGTGGTCAAGGGGGTGAACTTCACCGGGCTGGCCGATGCCGGTGATCCGGTGGAGCTGGCTGCCGCCTACGGTGCCGCCGGGATCGACGAACTCACCTTCCTCGACATCTCGGCCTCCCATGAGGGGCGGTCGACCACCCGGGAGGTGGTCCGGTCGACAGCCGAACGGGTCTTCATCCCGCTCACGGTGGGCGGGGGAGTGCGGTCGGTGCTCGACGTCGACGAGCTGTTGCGTACCGGCGCGGACAAGGTCGGCGTGAACACCGCCGCCCTCGCCCGACCGGAGTTGATCACCGAGATCTCCCATCGTTTCGGCAACCAGGTACTGGTGCTGTCGGTGGATGCGCGGCGTGAACCGGGGCAGCCCTCGGGATTCGGGGTGACCACCCACGGTGGCCGTCGCAGTGCGGGGGTGGATGCCCTCGCCTGGGCGATCGAAGGGGCTGAGCGTGGGGCTGGGGAGATCCTGCTCAACTCGATGGACGCCGATGGCACCACCGACGGTTTCGACCTGGAGATGATCTCCGCCGTTCGCGACGCCGTCGACATCCCGGTGATCGCCTCCGGAGGAGCCGGAACCGCGGACCATTTCGTGGAGGCGGCCAGGGCGGGCGCCGATGCGGTGCTCGCGGCCAGTGTGTTCCACTACGGGGTGGTCACGATCGATCAGGTCAAGTCCGCACTCGCCGAGGCAGGATTCGTCATCAGGACAGGGAGCAGAGCATGA
- a CDS encoding 2-hydroxyacid dehydrogenase gives MRAWLPYESIADAEAAIGKIPENVEVDLFTGGDDGWPDSIAEVEFLVMPYMQGTGPLDRVAEMTSLQVVQTQTAGYEGVIDLLPAGVSLCNAAGVHDTATAELAVALALDNGRKLDVFARNQPEGRWKPQWGNSIADQRVLIIGYGHIGKGIEARLSGFETASITKVASRARDDIRGVDELDQLLPEADVVFVIAPYTPRTDKLLDAEKLALLPDGALVVNVARGKLIDTEALIAETGSGRLRAALDVTEPEPLPADHPLWRAPGVVISPHIGGAASSFEPRIGRLIGEQLRRWAAGEELLNKVN, from the coding sequence ATGAGGGCATGGTTGCCGTACGAGTCGATCGCCGACGCCGAGGCGGCGATCGGGAAGATTCCCGAGAACGTCGAGGTGGACCTCTTCACCGGTGGCGACGACGGCTGGCCGGACTCGATCGCCGAAGTCGAGTTCCTCGTGATGCCCTACATGCAGGGGACGGGGCCGCTGGATCGGGTGGCGGAGATGACCTCGCTGCAGGTGGTACAGACGCAGACCGCGGGATACGAGGGAGTGATCGACCTGCTGCCTGCGGGGGTGAGCCTCTGCAATGCCGCCGGGGTGCATGACACCGCGACAGCGGAGTTGGCCGTCGCCCTGGCATTGGACAACGGGCGCAAACTCGATGTGTTCGCGCGGAACCAGCCCGAGGGTCGGTGGAAACCCCAGTGGGGGAACTCGATCGCCGATCAACGGGTGTTGATCATCGGTTACGGCCACATCGGCAAAGGCATCGAGGCCCGGTTGTCGGGCTTCGAGACCGCCTCCATCACCAAGGTCGCCTCCCGTGCCCGCGACGACATCCGTGGTGTCGACGAGCTGGATCAGCTGTTGCCGGAGGCCGATGTGGTCTTCGTGATCGCGCCGTACACACCCAGGACCGACAAACTGCTGGATGCCGAGAAGCTGGCCCTGTTGCCCGACGGCGCCCTGGTGGTGAACGTGGCCCGGGGCAAGTTGATCGACACCGAAGCCCTGATCGCCGAGACCGGAAGCGGGCGCCTGCGTGCCGCGCTGGATGTCACCGAACCCGAACCACTGCCGGCCGACCATCCGTTGTGGCGTGCCCCGGGAGTGGTGATCAGCCCGCACATCGGCGGGGCCGCCTCGTCGTTCGAGCCCCGGATCGGTCGCCTGATCGGCGAGCAGTTGCGCCGCTGGGCGGCCGGCGAGGAGTTGCTGAACAAGGTCAACTGA